Genomic segment of Panicum virgatum strain AP13 chromosome 9N, P.virgatum_v5, whole genome shotgun sequence:
AAAGAAATTTACAGTTACTTTTGCGTGAAGTTGTAAGTATTTAACATGTCTCCTTTCAGTTGAACTTTATATTATAGAAAACTCCTAAGATGAAGTCTGGCGATAATAATGCAGATACCAAGGTGGCTTTGAACATGACACATTCCCTTGGATGCAGGCTAGACATGTTTATGTTATTTGGTTGAAAATTTATTGACACAGGCTATAACAATCAGATATCAGTTGAACAGAATTCATGGAGAGCATAACTTTGTATACGCTAAAAAAATGTAAAGAAAGGTTTGTGTTAGCGAGGCTTATAGTGGGCCGGCCTTTGGGCCTTGGCGCCCAGCCTaggcggctagggttttagatgggttatggtaattgatctcgattaggcaaggatctcagttgattgggtgtgttctatAAACCCTAGATACCGATCCTTGCCTATATAATGTACCCCATGTACTCTCGTTAATCAATCACCAATTTCCCGTGCCATATTTGctttcatggtatcacgagtccgggtcttcttcccGGTTCGACTTCCGCTGCCCTAGCGCGCCGGCACCTCGCCACGCAGCGCCCGCGCGCCGGCTTCCCGCCGTGCTGCGCCCACCTCCACTGCGCGCCCCCAGCCTCTCCCATGGCTGGGCCCTCCCCTGCCGACGCCGAacaggcggccgccgccgccaaagcCGCCGCCGATGCAGCCGCCAAGGAGAAggcggccgccgacgccgctgcTAGGGAGAAGGAGGCTGCCGATGCCGCCGCGCATCAGGCACGCGCCGCTGCTCTTCAGCGCGCCGTCGATGCCGAGGCTGaagcggccgccgccaccaagaAGCGGGACGCTGCCGCCCAGCGGATCCAGGCCGCCCTGgatcgcgcggccgccgcccgcgccgaggCTGGCGCCCCACTGCAGCGTCCCCCAGAGCAGAAGGACGGTGACTCTCCCCATCTGCAGCACCACGACTTCCACTCCGCCATGATGCTGCACGAGGCTGCCGCCATCCTCAACCTCCACGCTCAGGCTGTCTCCATCCAGAACATCCGGAGTCTGATCACGACCGTCCTCGACGTCAACTCCAGCAACTACGTGAAGGGAATGAGTCTCTATACTtgtggtctttgtggggctgtACTTGTAGTCCTGtgtggggctgcagcatctcattttctgcagcacacactagcaccattgctgctctagaggacagcatcttggactgctttagcatctagataggacagcagttagtcctttcatttggcatcttagactaggagtAGAATATGCCTCAGTATTGGCTGCCCTGCAGCTGTGTATAAATGTGTTGCCTCCCCTCCTGTTGGAtggcatggcattgtgagtgtgaatgaagaaaaatccagaaaacttccccaacttgagtgtcatcctctcagctcaatgagagtgaaaattgagctgctaacatctggtatcagagccgtactttcctgtagaCTGGATATCTCCTGTTCTTCTCCCTCCCAAGCACCAGTGGTAGCTGCTGCAGCACCAGTAGCTGctggtgcagcagcagcagttagcgcagcagcacctgcagcagcccctcttccaccttcctcacccgagcggacgagcagcagctcgtctgaggctgcgtcttctccacgcagcagccccttggaggcgcgccatgtccgacgcactgtctcagcgctcggtcgcctcgagcgcacggcgttagcgagatgccgagctcgccgcggcagaggggcgcaggcgagcgacggcacaagccgctgcagcagcggcgagggcggccaggctggctgcagcggagctggcggcggccagggcggaggtggaagcagaggcggcggaggatgcagcgcgtgcggcggaggtcgcggttgagaccttgcgcgacagcctcagcggctccatcgccagcgacaccaccgccgacggagaccttgaggagttggagagggagagagggcgggagtggaccgcgcggtgggcagcagcccgccccgccggcggcgacctggAGGGTGGCGCGCCCGGCAACGGTCTAGGGGGCCGCgcacccggcggcggcctggagggcggcgcgcctggcgacggtccagggggccgcgcacccggcggcggcggcggcgcccccggctaccacggcctccaAATTGTATATGCAGGTGTTAGTGGTTGGAGACAAGGTGCTTTGTGAAGGTGATTGGTTATCACTGAATGGATCAACCGGAGAGGTTATTTTCCAAATTAACCAGGCCCCTAAGATAATGATAGAGTTAACTCCTTTTTTACCCTGACCAGAAAGCATGTTGCTAACTCCTCCCCACCAATCCACAAAGCAGATATCAGCTAGCTGTGGTGCTGCAGCTTGTAACCCAAATTGCTGCAAGATGATGAACCAGAATTGCCGGGTGAAGACACAAGAAACCAGCAGGTGGTCTATTGTTTCTTCAATTTGATCACAAAGTGGACATTTTGGTGGATGGTTAAGGCCTTTTTTAGCAAGTCTGTCTGCTGTCCAGCATCGATTATGGGCAGCAGTCCACAAAAAGAACTTGCATTTCCCCGGAGCCCAGCTTTTCCAAATTCTCTCCAAGGGTCGAATTGGGTGGCACCAATGAAAAGAGCCTCATATGCTGATTTGGTGGAATAAAGACCAGAGGCTTTGAACTTCCAAATATGTAAATCTTCCACCTCTGGCTGTAGCTCAACATCTGAAAGAAGCTCCCAAAGATGAATGTATTCAATCAGAACCTGCACACTCAATGCTCCTCTAATATCTGAAATCCACCTTCCATCAGTTATAGCATCGAACACTGTTCTTTTCCTTGCTCTTACTGCTACTGCACTATATAGATGTGGCAGGGTTTGTTTTAGGCTTTGGTCAAGCAACCAGCCATCTGTCCAAAAACTAGTGTTTTTTCCATTTCCAATTACTGTTTTGACAGCCATTGCAAAAAGGACTGGACCTGGTGTTGGGCCTGAATTGGGAAAAAAAGACCATGCCTTTTCAGGTTCAGTTTTCTGCAGCCATAGCCACCTAAGTTTTAGTGCCCATCCCAGTGCAGATGCACTGGCTGGAAGGAAAAATGGTGCTGAAGGCATTTTGTTGTGCAGAACTGAACACATGGTTGGTACAATGCTTTATGTTACACTTGCAGGAATATTATATGATTAATGACTAGTGTAGTGTTGTCACTGCATCTTTCGTTTCTGCTCCAGTTCTTTTCTTCTGACGAGAGGATTAAGGCCATGAGACAGATGATAATGGCAGATACTGCTGAACAGAGGCAAGAAGCATTAGGCCTTCTCCTGCCATATCAGAAAACAGACTTTGAAGGGATTTTTCGTGCAATGGATGGTATGTGATAACAAACATGCATTTGCGTTTGATTTCACAGTTGTGCAAGTTTCATTAACAGATTTGATAGCTGCAATAATACTCTTATCTTCTGTTCAAGTTGACTGCTTAATGCATCTGCAATATTGTCATATCTGAACATTGATAAAAATTGATCTATGTAGTGAGCTCCCAAGTTAATTATTTCCACTGCTAAAATTTTGTCACATGGACCCCTATGCATTGAAATGAGTTTGAAGCGTAAAGTTAAATTGCATATCCAGCGGGAGACTATTGCATTCATGCTTGTTTTCCAGGCCTTCCTGTAACTATTCGGCTCTTGGATCCTCCACTTCATGAGTTCCTTCCAGAGGGTAACATCGAGGATGTTGTCCACATGTTGTCTTGTCACACTAAGTCTACTCATGAGGAAATCCTTGCAAGGGTTGAAAAACTTTCTGAAGTGAACCCGATGCTGGGTTTCCGTGGGTGCAGGTCAGTTATTCATGTTGTTCTCGCTTGCATCATGCGTTTGCTAACCAGCCATTTCTAATGTAAAAGGGCAGCGCTATTCCGATTCATTAAATTTCGCACGAAAGTAGATGATTTGCACTTGTCATATAGTCTTTATTTTATGTCCCACACCGGCACTTCTGATGTTGAATTTGCTTCATATTTTTAGACTTGGTATATCATACCCAGAATTGACGGCAATGCAAGCCCGTGCTATCTTTGAAGCTGCTATTGCTGTGAATGACCAAGGTCTCCAAGTTTTCCCCGAGATAATGGTTCCTCTTGTTGGAACACCTCAGGTAGATTGTAGTTTTTGGTGGTGTTTGACATAAATAGGGGATTGATTAGAGAACATAATAGTGTAATGCTATGAAACTTCAACGTTTAGGatgtattattttttttctatatatatGCATAAGAGCGGGCCTTTtccattttttgaaaaaagataTCCATATATCCTGGGCTGCACCTTTTTCTAGTTAAGGTAGATGCATCTTGCCTTATGTTTCTGTTTAGGTTCAAAATGTTTGAACTATAGCATGGATCGATCAATTGCAGCAACTTTTAACCCCAAGAAAACTAATATTTGAGTGATGCTTTTTCAGGAACTTGGCCAACAGGTGAGCGTGATCCGTCAAGTTGCTGACAAGGTTTTTACCAATGCAGAAACAACTATTAGATACAAACTTGGGTCCATGATCGAGGTTCCGAGGGCAGCTCTTATAGCTGATGAGGTAAATGGACATGAACCTTGTAGTCTACTTGTGTATGGGTCCTTAGGAGGTCTGTGGTCAACAAGAGCTTGAAAGAGCACACAGCTATGTTATaacaaatataaatattttttttcattttgcctATCATGAATCCTGATGTATATTTCTGTGAATGTGATTACAATGGTTGACAGATAGCAGAGCTGGCAGAATTCTTCTCATTTGGGACAAATGACCTCACACAGATGACATTTGGTTACAGCAGGGATGACATTGGCAAGTTTCTCCCAATCTACATGTCACAGGGTATTCTCCAGCATGACCCATTTGAGGTAAGCTTTACTGCCTGATTAAGACCTCTTAAACTAGTCGCAATCCGATATGCATTATGTTCTATTTTCTGTTCTCCCTGTATTGTTAAAACACAATGTGGTTTCAAGTCTTGGTTCAATAAGGTTGCTTTTGGATCGTCAGGTGCTCGACCAGAAAGCAGTTGGAGAGTTGGTTAAGATTGCCACTGAGAGGGGCCGAAGTTCAAGGCCTGATTTGGAGGTAATGAATTAGCTCATATATCATGATATATCAGAAATAAGATGATGTACCATCCGAACTCCTTTTTAAATTTCCTCATATTGAAAGGTAAATTTTTCCTTTGTTATTTAAATTGGTGCGTTTTGGGTTGGAAATTGTATTGGCAGGTGGGCATTTGTGGTGAACATGGTGGCGAGCCTTCTTCAGTTGCATTTTTTGCGAAGGCTGGACTGGACTATGTTTCTTGTTCGCCTTTCAGGTTAGGCACTACTATATCTTGATGAATACATCGCTGGAATGAGACACAGTCAAATTGAACCTTTTAGAATTAATACATCTTTTCGCAACAGAATGGTGTGCAGTATGGTACTGACTAGTAACAAGATGGTGCAGATGTGGCATGAGTTTGAGTTTCCTAGcttataaattcaaattttgtagttTTCTGTTGATATATCTCCTCAGTTTTACGGTTTTTATGTTTGTGTTAATTGGTTTCTTTGAGATGTTCGGTAAGCTTAGGCTTTATTAAGTGACATGTGGCGTACAAAAATAGAGGAGAAAAAAGGCACCAGTTGCGCGTTGCCTTGGTGTATGTCATTTCGTTGTTTCTCATGTGTTCTTGTAGGGTATACTAACTCCCACATACTTTAGAACAACTGCCAATTGCTAACGGGGCTGTGTTTCGATTCACACACACTTGAATGAATTTGATGACACATAAATTTGGATGCAGGGTCCCAATTGCAAGGTTAGCCGCAGCACAGGCGGTCCTCTGATGAGCGTGAATTTGTGAAGTTCCTCCGCAAGCAGTTGTGTTGGTGCGTCCTGTAGATAAATAATGCACAGATGGGCACCTCTTGAATGGTCGCTTGAGAGGCGCACGGTGTATCTAGTAACTTGTAACTTCGTAAGGCATGTATGTGTCTGAAAACGTTGGGATGCCAGCGTGTCAATGCCAACAGGTTGTACAATAGATCGTTTGCCTGCGGTGCTTGTTGAGTAGTATGATGTCATCATTTACACAGGATTAAAATGAGTTTCAGAAAGCATAAAACGGAGTGTAACCTATGTTGCTTCCAAAACGAAAGAATTACACATCATCCTGCAGGTGGTGAATAACATCAGATGCGCCTGCCTCCTTAAACACTGTACTACCTATTGAAGTAATCAGGGATCTATCCCTTCCACTCTCCTGCGCCAACTCTCATCCCTTCTCTATCTAATGTCCGGCCAGGGAACCAAGCCTAACATTTTTTTGATATTCAGAGCAAGGTTGATGGAATGACTAAATGGCTAGTACAAATGAAACGAATCCACAGATTGATGGATGCCCTAACCAACCGGGAGTAATCACCGATTAACTTCCAAAGGGGAGACCTAAAGTAACAAGTATACTTTGCCTTAATGCACGTTTGCTTGGTAATAGACACTGATGAAACAGCAATACTATGCTTCAGAAATCGGAAGTAGAGAAACGCTTGAACCTTGTTAAAAACTGGCAGAATTTTTTTGTATCTTTTGGTCATGGAGTATACCTTAGCAGGAAACACTACAGATATCACAGCTGGCCACCATGAATGGCGGACATTTTTCTGCCAGCAAAGACATGAATTCTTATGTCTGCCTTACCTATCATTATCAACCTTCTGAGAATAATATCCTAAGAAGGGAGAGCTCCCCAAGTCCCCATCCCCAAATCTATCACAAAGTCATGACATTTCGGGGGTCCCTTCATCAGGCAAAGATTGCAGTTCTGTTCATTGGATCAGTGGTAGCTCCATGGCCACATGCCTATATGGAGCAGATTCTCTTGCGTGTAGTGCCTCCTTGCCAGTGTTGGTGAGAGATTATCCTGAAGTCCCTTCCCTTCTTGACGCCGAGTCTTTCATGATTGTTTCAGTGACTTGGCCCACAGTCAATCAGCACTCAAGCTTGCCTGCACGCTAGGACTTCGTTCCAAAAAGACATTGCTGAAGCATCAATCTTGACTGTAAGTTCTCTCATCTTAAGTTCTTTAGTACTAAGAAAAAGCCGGAGCTGAATTCCTGTATGCGATTTTCATAACTTCAAGTGAGGGCATCTCACTCCAGGGTTTTTGAGTAAACATCAGTACCCGTCTATGTATTCAACAAAATGGATGAAATCTGACGAAAGAAGTGCATGTTGATAACATAGCATGCACACTGACACAGCTAACAAATGGAAACAAATACAATTAGTCAAAAGCAAGAAAAACTTAACTGAATATGCAACCTCTGTATAGATAGTTAAACACAAAATAAGGGCCAGAAAAACAGGTGAGTTACACAAGCCGCAGCTACATTCTTAAATTTGGGGACAACTGGCTGTAGGCATCCATGTCACTTGAGGGTAACTATCGTTGGCCTCCGCACTGCAAATTATGCTTCTAGGCTTGAGCAGCCAGTGAATCCTTGAGAAATGGAACATATGGAAGATAGGGAAGAAATGGGCGGTTATACAGATGCTCTTTGAGATTGCTAACAGATACTTTACCACGATCCATGTCATACGATATCAGCAAATCCTTGCACCTACAAACAAAGAAAACCAAATTGCTTTCTGGATGAATCGCAACCAAAGCGTAGTCCCTCTCAAACATTAGATTCTTCTCCCCAAAAATCTGTGCAGTGCTAATGTTGTACTTAAATATCCATTCACCACTGTCGTAGTCCTCAAGAATCCAGACTGACAATTTTGAGGTATCACCAACCCTCATATTTATGTGATACAATCGCCCTTGAGACTGACCGATAAATGCAAGAGGACCTCTACAAAAGCAAGAGACAGTCATAGGTTCCAGCAAAGGAATGGTCCTCCATTTCTTCCCCTTTGTGTCCACTGCCAATATCTTTAAATCATAGGTCAGCAGATGCAACATTCCATTGAGAAAAACACCTCCTCTATCGACTAACTGAAGCTCGTCGCCCCAACCATTCCCTATGCAACTCCATGCACCTGTCTCCGATGAGTAGATATTCACATCACCGATGTATCCATAATCCTCATCCGCGTCTGTAATTTCAAACACTTGGAAGTGGGGGGAGATGGCTGGGTCAAAAACAAAATGGTACTTCAAAGCAATGCTTTCATCAACAGAGTCCGGCACGACAACCCATTTCTCTGTCGCAGGATTGCACACAACAAGATCACATTCATCCCTTGGGGAGACCTTCCAGCAGAAGCAGAAAAGAAGGCCATTGCAGCAGATCTTTGGAATAATCGACCTGTAGGAGGCCATGAAGGTCAACGAGGGGTCTGAAAATGGCTCTTCGTCCCTCACGATGTCAACGAAATCGGGGAGTGTTCTGACGGGGTCCTCGGGGGTCCACCTGTCGCTGGGGTAGAAGAAGCCGGAGAGCGTCTGAGGGATCTTCTTGCGGTGCTCGGGGTTGGTGATTAAACCGTACCAGTGCCAGGAAACGCCCTTGAAGCGGCAGATCGATTTAGCCGGAAGCCTCGACAGGATCTCGACGATGAGGTCGTCGGTgaggtccgcggcggcgcaggcactCTTCTTGGGACTACCCATCAGTGCGCAGGTCAATCTGAGAAATGGGGATAAATTGAAACGATGAATGCAATTCAGATCACTAGATCAGAGAGATAAGTGCAGGGatggatgaaaagaaggaagggcgagccggaggaagaagcgTACCAATCTGCCGGCGAAGGGCACTGGGCACCCTAGAACTGTGGCGGAGTGGAAGTTGCGGCTGGtgagagacggtggtggtggcttCGACGCTGGCCGTGGCGGCGTTGCGAACGGGTCGGGCTTGGCTCTGTGAATTTACCCTAAACTTTGTCCCTATTATATATCAAAAAGAATTTGATATTTTgaattatcaaataaaatctgtaTGAATTTTTTTATGGATAGATGCTAATTTAGGACACGAatctaataaatctaattaatacATAATTTGCTACAATGATGTAGTAATTCTCTGCTAATTATGATTTAATATAACTTATTAGATTCATGTTGCAATTTAGCTCTGAaaatttgtaattagttttgtaattgaattttatttaatatttttaaatatctaatttttttaatatgatATGGAGTAGGATCTTAAATTTAATCGCTGAATCTAAACAACCTAggcagatatatatatatagagagagagggggTCAGGCAACTATATGGACCATGGCTGAGGGCAGATGGGCTTGTAGCCCATCTCTCCGTCCACGGCGTGGGCTCGTGTTACAGTACAGCCTATTTCAGTGCTTCCTAACGTggggcggttttttcttttttatatttaaaaaataaaatttcaaaaatatatatctgttttggaaaatttcaaaaatataccccggtcgccctatggggggcgacagggctcaaatgtaattttttttttcttcaaatttgcaacgaagtctctggagaaaaaaaaaagagggggcctgtcgccccccccccaacgggcacggacatggacatggccctcggagcttttcatgtcactagaatactaaaaagcacacatgtaattaatataacgataagaaataagaactaagaaatgcattacgtaatgtgaaCCACAAAATTTTAcgtcataatacaacgataatgaaacacacatcacacatgcagtggcatgtcagaacccgttgcaaactacggtaaacagattccggactaacctaacatgccttagtcaattaaaaaaacagaacaaacacaacgatgcagcatgtcactagcactagggtagtcctagtagccgtacccccacgtagcaaactgcgttgagccttctccgcagtatccacccattgcaggtggtgcaggcggtggtgccggaggcgcagggcccttcttcttgtgacaagagcagttgcagtaagaaatagtgcatggttcatcctgtgaaccggctgcattgctggtatcatcaacttcgtcgtctttgttaccctcgctcacttcctcataatggttcaccttgcattccagatcaaagatctttatctggaggtactcgatgaactccttaacagaatcaattggtgcaggatctacccacctagtaaaatcacagttttctggagcatcggaagactgcaaaacaaatttcatgtaaggtgtctcattgaagataaagaaatgaaacaaccgagtattactcatgcgtgtggacatttaaagaaacgccgaccgccatccatcccgtcggtgcacatctgcactaagcagtcctcaccatgtctgcattttggccacggttctctacggttatcgtatcgtcgaagaggagtttcattggtaaattcactcttgtgctgtggcggaaactcaaacactagttccggaaaggaatcaggtccaagaggcccctcccatattatggggtctccctttcttcccccttttcctttcccaaaactatagtaattcttcccgcaagacccacctccagacattgggtatacaatgaggtttggtgtttgagttgtgttgggagttcacaaacttgggagtatttataggcgcacaaaggtctgatacccgaagtgtggagtgtaaatgcacctaaaaaacctatatgacaacacagtgaagaggctagctgacctaacactgaaaaggctagattcga
This window contains:
- the LOC120689161 gene encoding pyruvate, phosphate dikinase 2-like yields the protein MAGPSPADAEQAAAAAKAAADAAAKEKAAADAAAREKEAADAAAHQARAAALQRAVDAEAEAAAATKKRDAAAQRIQAALDRAAAARAEAGAPLQRPPEQKDGDSPHLQHHDFHSAMMLHEAAAILNLHAQAVSIQNIRSLITTVLDVNSSNYVKGMTIAKRTGPGVGPELGKKDHAFSGSVFCSHSHLSFSAHPSADALAGRKNGAEGILLCRTEHMFFSSDERIKAMRQMIMADTAEQRQEALGLLLPYQKTDFEGIFRAMDGLPVTIRLLDPPLHEFLPEGNIEDVVHMLSCHTKSTHEEILARVEKLSEVNPMLGFRGCRLGISYPELTAMQARAIFEAAIAVNDQGLQVFPEIMVPLVGTPQELGQQVSVIRQVADKVFTNAETTIRYKLGSMIEVPRAALIADEIAELAEFFSFGTNDLTQMTFGYSRDDIGKFLPIYMSQGILQHDPFEVLDQKAVGELVKIATERGRSSRPDLEVGICGEHGGEPSSVAFFAKAGLDYVSCSPFRVPIARLAAAQAVL
- the LOC120692512 gene encoding F-box protein At5g07610-like; this translates as MGSPKKSACAAADLTDDLIVEILSRLPAKSICRFKGVSWHWYGLITNPEHRKKIPQTLSGFFYPSDRWTPEDPVRTLPDFVDIVRDEEPFSDPSLTFMASYRSIIPKICCNGLLFCFCWKVSPRDECDLVVCNPATEKWVVVPDSVDESIALKYHFVFDPAISPHFQVFEITDADEDYGYIGDVNIYSSETGAWSCIGNGWGDELQLVDRGGVFLNGMLHLLTYDLKILAVDTKGKKWRTIPLLEPMTVSCFCRGPLAFIGQSQGRLYHINMRVGDTSKLSVWILEDYDSGEWIFKYNISTAQIFGEKNLMFERDYALVAIHPESNLVFFVCRCKDLLISYDMDRGKVSVSNLKEHLYNRPFLPYLPYVPFLKDSLAAQA